In Saprospiraceae bacterium, a genomic segment contains:
- a CDS encoding OmpA family protein, whose translation MNSKWIFSFIALTISLMALHAQPATGNTPDALVRSGDEQIEKGQYYRALEQYEKAYKEFKERDIAVKIAKAHLLLRDYNKASIWFGRVLSRDRANKYNAYRFDYGVALKMNEAYTEAAEEFKKYLETGSDDALKKQAQIELEGIELRAQLKENVGIEVKNAGKNINTPESQNGPAIDREGILYFGSLDAKDEKKSKKDDKKKDDKKKSGKEGEDEPAKEDAPGSEDDPAAFMKIYNASFSEGKGWQKAEILPELINRNGYHSANVSFSKDGQTMFFTRAVSEGGFMEESKIYASSKTATTWSPAIEVKGVNGDFLARHPVEGELYGSRVLFFSANIPGGKGGFDLYYANKIGEAEYSAPVNIAGLNTEADEWSPYMQEGTLYFSTNGLPGIGGFDVFQSKWTGSDWTKPENMGMPVNSSVDDLFYKLSPSGDRAVIVSNRAHPDSKSLKSKTCCDDIYFIEKRKLVIDLTTIVLDEKKKGIKGATAQLIEMKTGKDGEIQSKSNSQGNEISHLLDKDRSYKVVVSKDGFFPAEFELNTVGIEKDQSIKKEVVLRVLPPESDVEIVTINEPIRLNSIYYDFDDDKILPDAEKDLAYLKELMDKYSDMVIELSSHTDSRGIDDYNEKLSQRRANSAKKWLMTKKVSAQRIVAKGYGEEKILNHCNNGEECTEEEHRFNRRTEFKILSGPTTIEVRKEVMNKKGKGK comes from the coding sequence ATGAATTCTAAATGGATTTTTTCTTTTATAGCCTTGACAATTTCTTTAATGGCTTTACATGCCCAGCCGGCTACCGGAAATACTCCGGATGCTTTAGTGCGCTCCGGAGATGAGCAAATTGAGAAAGGTCAGTATTACAGGGCGCTTGAGCAATATGAGAAAGCCTATAAGGAATTTAAAGAACGCGATATTGCCGTAAAAATCGCAAAGGCTCATTTATTGTTAAGAGATTATAACAAAGCTTCTATATGGTTTGGAAGGGTGTTGTCAAGGGATCGCGCAAATAAATACAATGCCTATAGATTTGATTATGGTGTCGCATTAAAAATGAATGAAGCTTATACAGAAGCAGCTGAAGAATTTAAAAAATATCTCGAAACCGGATCTGATGATGCTTTAAAAAAACAAGCACAAATTGAATTGGAAGGTATCGAACTTAGAGCTCAATTGAAAGAGAATGTCGGCATTGAAGTTAAAAATGCTGGCAAAAATATAAATACACCGGAATCTCAAAATGGACCGGCCATTGATCGCGAAGGAATTTTATACTTTGGATCACTGGACGCAAAAGATGAAAAAAAATCCAAAAAAGACGATAAGAAAAAGGATGATAAGAAGAAGTCTGGCAAAGAAGGCGAGGATGAGCCAGCTAAAGAAGATGCTCCCGGTTCAGAAGACGATCCCGCAGCATTTATGAAAATCTACAATGCTTCGTTTTCTGAAGGAAAAGGTTGGCAAAAAGCAGAAATACTTCCTGAACTCATTAATCGCAATGGATATCATAGTGCGAATGTGAGTTTTTCAAAAGACGGTCAAACTATGTTTTTTACGAGAGCCGTGTCGGAAGGTGGTTTTATGGAAGAAAGTAAAATTTATGCTTCATCAAAAACAGCTACCACCTGGAGTCCTGCCATTGAAGTAAAAGGGGTGAATGGAGATTTTCTGGCAAGACACCCCGTAGAAGGTGAACTTTATGGTAGCAGGGTTTTGTTTTTTTCAGCGAATATTCCCGGAGGCAAGGGTGGTTTTGATCTATATTATGCAAACAAAATCGGCGAAGCGGAATACAGCGCACCTGTGAATATTGCAGGATTAAATACAGAAGCTGATGAATGGAGCCCTTACATGCAAGAAGGCACATTATATTTTAGTACCAACGGTTTGCCTGGAATTGGCGGTTTCGATGTATTTCAATCGAAATGGACCGGTTCAGATTGGACAAAGCCTGAAAATATGGGAATGCCGGTCAATTCTAGTGTCGATGATTTATTTTATAAATTAAGTCCGTCCGGAGACCGCGCTGTCATTGTTTCAAACAGGGCACATCCGGATTCGAAATCATTAAAAAGTAAAACCTGTTGCGATGATATTTACTTTATTGAAAAGCGGAAACTGGTCATCGATTTGACAACCATCGTTTTGGATGAAAAGAAAAAGGGAATTAAGGGAGCCACTGCCCAATTGATCGAAATGAAGACCGGAAAAGATGGAGAAATTCAAAGTAAATCAAATTCTCAGGGCAATGAAATTTCACATCTATTGGATAAAGACAGATCCTATAAAGTCGTAGTAAGTAAAGATGGCTTTTTCCCGGCTGAGTTCGAATTAAATACGGTAGGCATCGAAAAAGATCAAAGTATAAAAAAGGAAGTTGTACTTCGCGTGTTACCACCCGAATCAGATGTGGAAATTGTAACGATAAATGAACCCATCCGATTGAATAGCATCTATTACGATTTTGATGATGATAAAATACTACCTGATGCTGAAAAAGATTTGGCCTACCTGAAAGAATTAATGGACAAGTATTCAGATATGGTGATTGAATTGAGTTCGCACACCGATTCAAGAGGAATTGATGATTATAATGAGAAACTTTCCCAACGCAGAGCCAATTCCGCTAAAAAATGGCTGATGACTAAAAAAGTTAGTGCACAACGCATAGTTGCCAAAGGTTATGGAGAAGAAAAAATTCTCAATCATTGCAATAACGGCGAAGAATGTACGGAAGAAGAACATCGTTTTAACCGTCGCACTGAATTCAAAATCCTTTCTGGTCCGACGACTATTGAAGTCAGAAAGGAAGTTATGAATAAAAAGGGAAAAGGAAAATAG
- a CDS encoding DUF1573 domain-containing protein: protein MFFITICFLFTDCTGSKSMILDAQTIDTANSVVEEAMQVVSPSSAHILFDSSNYHFGSVKQGGIVYREILFTNDGGSDLDIQLISACECTQLEWPQLPIKPGGSGIIKVRYDSKDKSGPQIVDIEVLANTTPEMSYTKFFIHVNP from the coding sequence ATGTTTTTCATTACTATTTGTTTTCTTTTTACAGATTGTACTGGAAGTAAATCAATGATCCTGGATGCTCAAACAATAGACACCGCAAATTCAGTTGTAGAAGAAGCCATGCAAGTCGTTTCTCCATCTTCTGCACATATTTTATTTGATTCGAGCAATTATCATTTTGGCTCCGTAAAACAAGGTGGCATCGTTTACCGGGAAATACTTTTTACCAACGATGGAGGATCAGATTTGGATATACAATTAATATCAGCCTGCGAATGCACGCAATTGGAATGGCCACAATTACCAATTAAACCTGGTGGATCAGGAATCATAAAAGTACGATATGACAGTAAGGACAAATCCGGGCCCCAAATTGTGGATATTGAGGTATTGGCCAACACCACTCCCGAAATGAGCTACACTAAGTTCTTCATACACGTCAATCCTTGA
- a CDS encoding transposase codes for MESKNKQKLSLKVQRVFSVEIRRKTVRDVERGKCTILQASNELGVSQGSIYKWINQYSLYLKQSKRMVVEDKSEAYRSKELENKLKEVEAMLGRKQMEIEFLNKMIEIANEEFKIDIKQSVKKDFRMVSNQQRNKT; via the coding sequence ATGGAATCCAAAAATAAGCAAAAATTAAGCCTAAAAGTGCAACGTGTTTTTAGTGTAGAGATACGCCGCAAGACAGTTCGAGATGTAGAACGAGGCAAATGCACAATTCTTCAAGCATCCAATGAGTTAGGAGTGAGCCAGGGCAGTATATACAAATGGATTAACCAATATAGCTTATATTTAAAGCAAAGTAAGCGCATGGTAGTCGAAGATAAAAGTGAGGCATATCGTAGTAAAGAATTGGAGAATAAATTGAAGGAAGTTGAAGCTATGTTGGGTCGTAAGCAAATGGAAATTGAGTTTTTAAATAAGATGATTGAAATTGCGAATGAAGAATTCAAAATTGATATTAAGCAATCTGTAAAAAAAGACTTTCGAATGGTATCGAATCAACAAAGGAATAAAACATAG
- a CDS encoding transposase has product MNPSMCLNPQENAYVERIQGTIKNEYLNEYEITSKNIMQMSNKIKFWYNEQRPHKSLGMLTPKNFENLVKNLTEKDRPKMIINQGIKEFSTEICEINKKKKEAKKKNLSSSSLSLI; this is encoded by the coding sequence ATGAATCCAAGTATGTGTCTAAATCCTCAAGAAAATGCCTATGTAGAAAGAATACAAGGAACAATAAAGAACGAATATTTGAATGAGTATGAAATAACCTCAAAAAATATCATGCAAATGAGTAATAAAATAAAATTCTGGTACAACGAACAAAGGCCACATAAAAGCTTAGGAATGTTAACACCTAAAAACTTTGAAAACCTTGTTAAAAACTTGACAGAAAAAGACAGGCCTAAAATGATTATAAATCAAGGAATTAAAGAGTTTTCAACAGAAATTTGTGAAATTAACAAAAAGAAAAAAGAAGCAAAAAAGAAAAACTTATCATCATCATCACTATCTTTAATTTAA